One Nitrospinaceae bacterium genomic region harbors:
- the argS gene encoding arginine--tRNA ligase: MKHVIQQLVRDALAHAKNNGDLEMAKEPEIVIEKPKDPKLGDFSTNLAMTLAKPERKSPKVIAEVICKYLTNGSGQVEQVETAGPGFINLRMSRSFFLKRLLQVAESGEEFGRSTVGNGQKVLVEYVSANPTGPLHVGHGRGAAVGNTLSKILLKAGFDLKTEYYVNDVGNQMNILGRSTWLRYQEIYGKKVEFPGDHYQGDYIKDIAQGVIDQRGDEFLDQSEAEALPFFREVAAQWVLNGIKEDLKEFRVEFDQWFSEKTLYEGDAVDNALAWLKEKGFIYEKDGAVWLKSSAFQDDKDRVIVKQNGEQTYFCSDIAYHQNKVQRGYDKLVDLFGADHHGYVPRMQAVMQALGYDKEVFKALLVQFVSLKRGGEKVSMSTRSGEFVTLKEVVDEVGVDAARYFFLSRSCDSHLDFDLELAKKETPENPVFYIQYAHARICNVFLTAEKQGVAVPGFEEVDLSPLVEEGEFELIKKILAFSEVVEKSALSLEVHRISHYLHDLVAVFHSYYNKHRVVTEDKPLTEARLFLLFCLRITIRNGLSLMGISAPEKM, from the coding sequence ATGAAGCATGTGATTCAACAATTAGTGCGCGATGCCCTGGCGCACGCCAAAAATAATGGCGACCTTGAAATGGCAAAAGAGCCTGAGATCGTCATTGAAAAACCCAAAGACCCCAAATTAGGCGATTTTTCAACCAACCTCGCCATGACTCTGGCCAAACCGGAGCGCAAAAGCCCCAAAGTAATCGCCGAGGTGATTTGTAAATATCTTACGAACGGATCGGGGCAGGTGGAACAGGTGGAAACGGCAGGGCCGGGATTCATCAATCTACGTATGTCGCGGTCGTTTTTCTTGAAGAGACTATTGCAGGTGGCCGAAAGCGGCGAGGAGTTTGGCCGTTCGACGGTGGGTAACGGGCAAAAAGTCCTCGTGGAATACGTGAGCGCCAACCCGACAGGTCCCCTGCATGTGGGGCATGGCCGAGGTGCGGCAGTGGGCAATACGCTGAGCAAAATCCTCCTGAAAGCGGGATTCGATCTTAAAACCGAATATTACGTCAACGATGTGGGCAACCAGATGAATATTCTGGGCCGCTCGACGTGGCTGAGGTACCAGGAGATTTACGGTAAAAAGGTAGAGTTTCCAGGGGATCACTATCAGGGAGATTACATAAAGGACATCGCTCAGGGAGTTATCGATCAGCGTGGCGATGAATTTCTCGATCAGTCCGAAGCGGAGGCGCTCCCCTTTTTCAGGGAGGTTGCGGCCCAATGGGTTTTGAACGGCATCAAAGAGGATCTCAAGGAGTTCCGGGTCGAATTTGACCAGTGGTTCAGTGAAAAGACTCTTTATGAGGGCGACGCCGTCGATAACGCTCTGGCCTGGTTGAAGGAAAAAGGTTTCATCTATGAAAAGGACGGTGCGGTGTGGCTGAAATCATCGGCGTTTCAGGACGACAAGGACCGGGTGATCGTCAAGCAGAACGGCGAGCAGACCTATTTTTGTTCGGACATCGCCTATCATCAAAACAAGGTTCAGCGCGGATATGACAAGCTGGTCGACCTTTTCGGCGCGGACCATCATGGCTATGTGCCGCGCATGCAGGCCGTGATGCAGGCCCTGGGTTATGACAAGGAAGTGTTCAAGGCGCTTCTGGTGCAGTTTGTTTCTCTAAAACGCGGCGGAGAAAAGGTTTCCATGTCCACGCGTTCGGGGGAGTTTGTCACCCTCAAGGAAGTGGTGGACGAGGTCGGCGTGGATGCGGCCCGGTATTTTTTCCTGTCGAGAAGCTGTGACAGCCATTTGGATTTCGATCTGGAACTCGCCAAGAAGGAAACCCCTGAAAATCCCGTTTTTTACATTCAGTACGCGCATGCGCGTATTTGTAACGTGTTCCTCACTGCTGAAAAGCAGGGGGTGGCGGTCCCCGGCTTTGAGGAAGTGGATCTTTCACCCTTGGTGGAGGAAGGAGAATTCGAGCTCATCAAGAAAATTCTGGCCTTTTCGGAAGTGGTGGAGAAAAGCGCGTTGTCGTTGGAGGTGCACCGGATTTCCCACTACCTTCACGATCTGGTGGCTGTGTTTCACAGTTATTACAACAAGCACCGCGTGGTGACGGAGGACAAACCGTTGACCGAGGCCCGTCTGTTTCTACTGTTTTGTTTACGGATCACCATCCGCAACGGATTGTCGCTGATGGGAATTTCGGCGCCGGAAAAAATGTGA